cgagattacgaaggggcgcgtgcgatcatgtagagttgggTTTCTATGCAAAATCTTGGATTGACCGCctttcttctttaatatagtaaagtgtgaagtcttcactcgttcagttagtataatcaccaactaccagcaTTGACATTGTCAACCCTGGTCGAAACTAATAAGTAACAAAAGCTTTCAGTATGAACTAGTTAAAACGAGTTTTAACTGACGGTTATTAGCCGTAACATAATTATACAAATCATTGATCATAGCACAGTACTACGTATGTATGGGGAGTGGAATATTTCGAATCACACGTGCTAAGACCTGTAACGACATACTAGAGAACTAAATGTCGCATCAGATCGATTGAGCGCAAACCTGCCGGCCTAGCATCAAAGTTTGATAGTCACAACGAGACGATCACAATCGTTTGTAGCTGTcactattttattctattacaaAGTGATgattaagggccggttgtttcaaaccattggtcttcgtaagatacgttcgttaaaatttaacagacgtagacgcactttaacatctgttaatttaagtgcgttgctttattgtacaaaaaactgttcgtcattgttattttggttgcgaaactaaccctaaaaattaacttacttctccgtatcctttttttatttcattttatgtatattaaattatatacatagttattaatattgctacttcgcattttaaacactttttctttcttacaaactttctttcatcttcaaaaaaactaccattaaaagctttgaattaaattgattccattataatttgtaaataaaatattccgtttgtaagaagtatgtaGTTACGAagtgatttgacgatcaccaatggcgccagcactggttaacgtaaacgtaactttttaacgaacgttagcgctaatagatgctgaatcaacgctttttcttaacttacgttcgttagcgccatatttaaaggttacttgtccgtcaaagtttgttgaaacaaccggcccttagactAAGATAGACACgggttaacttggaaggggtatggcagttttattaaactcaaaCCTTATCGGTTTCCATACGGTTTCGTACTGTAATACTAAATCTCCTGGCGACActgctttgccagtagggtggtgtagacttccaccagaccagagcaaagacaatttagaatttataaattccaaaattgtccccgccgggaatcgaacttgGCACCTcctacttataagaccacagcgccagAGAAGACTTTAAAAGAAtaacacaaattcagccaattacaacaattgcgattattGCAATGTATCAATCATAACTTCCGTGCTAGACCCCCTGTTCCCTGATTCTGAAATTTTTCATGTCCATTGCTTGTCAAATCGTGTGATTTGACAGCGGCGATTAACAATCGTCACCTGTCAAATTATTAATGGAGGTGACAGGTTGCGATAGTTGCTAAccaccgtactcagagtcgctaatcgttacttaagattgagttaaaacgagacagatttatgtgagagatatagctccgtctcgtttaactcaatcttaagtaacgattaagcgactcagAGTACGGCGGTAAATGTCAAAAATCAGGGCCCAGCGAGGTGACCTGTAACTCAGTGATCATCATGAATGGtaaccaccgagctcatttgacatttatttgtaatccattgaaggttttctatgaaaaattattttatgaacACTCGGTGAAGCAGCAatatagaaccaaccaatgtcaaatgagtttgacGGCTATCGTATAGTgttggcagagtgaactagagtgagggaactctcggtttgatcctgaatcgacgatatgtcaaatataatatggctgcctgcgtcaaatgtacgcggccgaaagtgatgaacatcggcctttagaataacatttcatcttcgtagagcattgtcactcatacccatgacgttttgtcggtctcaacgaccgagtcagtgctctacaaatctgctgtctcctaatgatcgatgttcatcacttttggccgcgtactggcCGGCGtaactggcaggcgtcaaatgtactaacatttgacgcctgccagtgacgtcgaagcctcgacgttttgttggcagttccctaactgtcgaaCTGTGGTGCTGGTCaccgagttagcgaatcaccttcTGGTTCGCGCGTGAGTACCCGTATAGTACTTATATTGTCTGTTATTGCACACTACACATTAGAGCTCGTCGTGTTCCTCCTGTAGACAACGAAAAAGTAACATTTagtaaataatccatacttaatattataaatgcgaaagtgtgtctgtctgtctgtctgctggcctttcacggcccaaccgttcaaccgactttgacgaaatttggtacagagatagcttgcatcccggggaaggacataggctacttttgatcgcggaaaataaaagagatttcatgggatttttaaaaacctaaatccacgcggacgaagacgcgggtatcatctagtcttaaatatataaaaggaaaaggtgactgactgactgatctatcaacgcacaactcaaactactgtacggatcgggctgaaatttagcatgcagatagctattataatgtaggcttccgctaaggacttctgaaaattctacccctaatggggtaaaataggggtttgaaatttgtgtaaaccacgcggacgaagtcgcgggaataagctagtatttctctaaactaaatttaacgTAGCTacgtctttttctttttaatattgctaaaaaaaggactgaacatgaattttacatttaaagactctaaattttaaggcacgctacaaatttaaacaataggctcgcgactggcagctaaagtcacgatgtttgacagctctaaattaaatttaaaaatgtcaaactgtatctgtccttttcatgttacatcagtaagaagaggatgcgaacactctataatttagttgtgctcagaatcagtacggGTGTGGATCTAGAAAATATAATGTTAACTACTACAATCTTAAGAATTCCATAGCcaagtaaaaatttcaactcaccACAGGCCCAGCCTCCCCTTCAGGAATCGCCTCATCATCCAGATcctcatcatcttcatcatcctcCGGTTTCTCCGCCTTCTCCTTTTCTCTCTCCGCCTCATCCTGTTCCGCCTTCATCTTCTTCTCTCCTTCTAAAGTCTTCTTTAATTCTTCTCCACGCGCTTTCGCCACTTCTAAGTCATCAGTGAATAGGAAATTGTCGAAGATGGTGCCGGATTTGACCTGCCACAGATCAAGGCCGACCGCGCAGATTTCCTTGCGTAGGTAGAGATTCTTGTCCTCAGTATATTCTGGGTTGTCGATTTCTGGGTGAACCCACGTGCCTTTGTAAGCTGGGTTGTCGAtctgaaagaaaaaaattggATGATGATTTCATGGTTCTATCACAGATTactaaatagcgactcttgatACGACGCAATAAATTGCACCACAGTGCAACCTAAAATTTAGTAAACTCCTTGTTCAGTGATGTAAACTCTTCTCTTATATCTCTCTTATAAGAGACAGGGTTAAGCAACTACGCAACGAAGGGGCGCGACGCTGTGTAGTAAGCGACAGGtaaagatagcaatcggggagggaacgccccgcacacccacacagccttcCAGCTAACCCGGTATGGGCGCGCggatgtccccccgcctcattccccgattgccatctcgacctgtcacgtactaccTATAGTATTTGATAAAAATCAGCATGAATTTAAACGGATTTTACTTTTGCTGAATTTTAAAGTTACCTAAAAACACCCCGAAAACATCATGACAAAAATGACAGTGCTGCATCGTCACTGCAGATAACTAGAATGGCAACGGCCGTGTATTTATTGACACATCACATTAGCACACTCGTTTGGTACTTCCACGACGAAAGTCACCACGTAACGGTAGGTAGGGCAATGAACTACGCAAGTGACGCGTTCATTATACTAAGGGACGTTTCACAATACATGCGGTGCGACGTCGCATCGTAAGGTTCTACGACAACGCACAAAGTATCGTGgaaattgacgtgattttttgcatgggtatagttgaagaccagctaggtgattcgttaactcagtgtctaacactgaatgatagccacagtggttggttggttctacattgctgcttcactgggtgatattaaaatattttttcgtagaaaaccttcaacggattacgGAGCTCGGTGCCTATCATTAAGTGTTacacactgagttagcgaatcaccccgctggagagtggcataggctacttttatcccaaaaaaatcaaagatttctcacgggatttttataaaccaaaACCCAcgcagacatcagctagtgtgCCATAAATATATTCGGTGGCGTGATGGATTAACTAGAGCACTGATGGTTACAACTTACAATCTCTTTCTACGATcacacggtcgactagtcgcccggcaactctgTTGGCGGCGACTGTTAGGATCTCTTAATTTATATGGCAGTCGCCGCAACTCCGTGTGCATTGGCACTgcgacttccatataaattacagattctaatGGCCTTCGaccgagttgccgggcgactagtcctagaccgtgcgtaatgggtcTACGATGTCGGATGCAACGAAATTTTGGCGATGCGACGTCGCACTGCATGTAATGTGAAAAGGCCCTTTGATGTGTTAACTGCTTAGTGCTAACTATACATTCAAATGAGCTGTATTTTGTCGTCTATGACTCGCAGACACTTAAATGAGTCACagaaaaattatgttttaaaaacattCATTAGATACGCGTTCTAGACATGCAAAATAACGTTATTTCTGTAATATTAGATGAAAATCGCACTTCAATAAATACAAAGGAAATGTATAATTTGCTGTAGCTTTCTGGGCACTACGCATGACCGACTTGTTGGAATTAAATtactttatataatttattctttatgtattgattactagctgatgctcgcgacttcggatggatttagatttttaaaaattccgttggaacttatgattttccgggataaaatttagcctatgtcactttccaggtctttaactatatctatgcaaaaaatcacgatgatccgttgcaatgtgattgaagaacaaacaaacacactttcgcttttgtaatatgggtagtgataaaaaaaaacttatttgtaCCCAGTCATCTATTTTGGAAAGGTGGAAACCTCAAAAAAGTAGCCTGTTTTGGATGCCAGATGCCCTTGAAGTCAGGTTAGTTGATCATGGGTGGCTCCCACTTGCCGTCCATCTCATTATCCCAATCTCAGGAAAAATACCTGTTTAGGAAtctttggtctggtgggaggcttccgccgtggctagttaccaccctaccagcaaagctgcgccgccaagcgatttagcgttccggtacgatgccgtgtagaaaccaaaggggcctgtgtttagtaaaaactgccataccccttgcatcttagactgcatcgtcacttaccatcaggtgagattgcagtcaagggctaacttgtatctgaataaaaaataaaaaaacctcaAGGAAAATTACCTGTTTAGGATGCCAGACACCCTTGAAGTCAGGGTTGTCGATCATGGGTGGCTCCCACTCGCCGTCCATCTCATCGTCCCAGTCTTCAGGCTTGGCAGCATCAGGGTCGGGGATGTGCTCAGGTTTGTCCCAGTCCTCGGGTTTGGTGTCGTCAGGATCGGGGATGGTCGGGCGGTCGTCCCAGTCCTCTGGCTTCTTGGCTTCTGGGTCCTGGAAAGTACAAAATCGtttgtttattattgttaagGTTTATTTACACCATGTCTACTCAGTAACTGCAAAGGGGAAGAAGAACCTCAGGCGCTGAAGGTGCTATTACAATGTAAGAAACTATACCTAATACAATGACCATTTGATGATTGGGATGCTGGACGCCAAACCGAAGCCAAACACGCTCttaattgaaacaaaaaaaattgcgctcGCTACGCTTGTGATGCGGTGGGAGTTTTCTTACTCAACCTCTAGTAACTGagcttttaatattattttctctcAGGTTTTGGCACCAAAACGCAAGTTAAACAAGAAGAACAACCTTACAGCCATCATGAGATTGCCACAGatattgttttgaaaaaatTGTATCTTGTTGACATTTATACAAACCTTGATCTTCTTGGGCGGCAGGAAGTCCCAGTCGTCTTCAAGGTTTCCATCCTCAACCTTTTCGTTGTCAATGAGCACTTCATACTTGTTGTCGGGCTTCACCACCAGCGTGTACAGATGCGTGTACACGTCGTCCTTACAGCGGATCTCCTTCTTGATGAGGTGGTTCTTGCCCTTGTAGCTGAAGATTACGTGCACCTGGGGGTAAGCGGTTTGGATTGGTTTGACACAAACTAAACTAGACTAAAAATAGTAGTCCTACTCTATAAAACACGTCGTAAAAACGTGGAAATATCTATTTATAGACTTACcgcagagtcgcttaatcgttacttaagtttagttaaaacgagacagagctatatctctcacataaatctgactcgttttaactcaatcttaactaacgattagcgactctgagtaccgcggtTAGAAACTTAGAAGGTGGATACATATACCTGAAAACTTTACAGCAAAAATAAATATGGAAAGTGAGTGATAAGTggtacagttttattttattccattgtTTTATCAGTAAATTAGTACAATTCACGTGCTGGCGTCTGCGTCATTATAAAATGTAAAGCAGGCAATAAAAGTTAATGATTTTGTATATCAGTCAAATGctttttaattactaattattatttcaacaaCATAATATTCAAACTTATATGCATATGATTGATAAGTTTAATCAAGCTACCActttcaatataataataaattaatgtattaaTTAAAGTTGTTGTTATTCAAGCATTGGAATGTAAAAGTAAATCGAGAATTTCATTAAGTATTCATATATTAATTGTTTTTCGATAATTATAAGTAGATGGTTGGTTTTTCAACAGATAATAGaaccattaaaataataaatggaaaattcatagtaatattataaacacgAAAGTCTTAGTCtctgtctgtcaccttttcataCCCcatcagtttaatcgattttaacgtaacttggtacagagtcagcttacgtCCTGGGGATAGACAAGCTAATTTTTGTCCCGGACAATAGGAAAAATCTAACAGACAAGACAGACGTGGACGATTCGGCCATCAtttatttagtacagagatagcttgcatcttgtaTACGGATTTAGGCTAATTTTATCCGGAAAAATCGAAGTTTttttgtaatccatactaatattataaatgcgaaagtgtgtctgtctgctagcctttcacgccccatccgtttaaccgattttgacgaaatttggtacagcgatagcttgcatcacggggaaggacatatgctactttttatcccggaaaattaaagagttctcacgggatttttaaaaacctaaatctagtttctaataaacttacatccatgcggacgaagtcgcgggcggaTAATATTTAAAGTACATAGGTGGTAGGTAGTTTTATTGTCACTTTCAAGTTTcatgtgatattttaattatctaTTGAAATATCCATATCTATTCAAT
This genomic window from Maniola hyperantus chromosome 5, iAphHyp1.2, whole genome shotgun sequence contains:
- the Calr gene encoding calreticulin yields the protein MKSLALTLVSLLALYSVNCDVYFEEKFPDDSWESSWIYSEHPGKEFGKFKLTAGKFYNDPEEDKGLQTSEDARFYALSRKFKPFSNEGKDLVIQFTVKHEQDIDCGGGYVKVFDCKLDQKDMHGESPYEIMFGPDICGPGTKKVHVIFSYKGKNHLIKKEIRCKDDVYTHLYTLVVKPDNKYEVLIDNEKVEDGNLEDDWDFLPPKKIKDPEAKKPEDWDDRPTIPDPDDTKPEDWDKPEHIPDPDAAKPEDWDDEMDGEWEPPMIDNPDFKGVWHPKQIDNPAYKGTWVHPEIDNPEYTEDKNLYLRKEICAVGLDLWQVKSGTIFDNFLFTDDLEVAKARGEELKKTLEGEKKMKAEQDEAEREKEKAEKPEDDEDDEDLDDEAIPEGEAGPVEEHDEL